The DNA window ATCAGCCCATCAAGGATGATCCTGAGTCCTTAAACTTGGACATCTGGAAGAGTGTGTATTGAGCACCGTCACAGATTTCCCGGAAAGCTACTTCAAAAAcggatgatcctgggaaaaccttGCTATGAAAATAGAACATTCAATtagaaatttaaaattttcaggAGATAAATGATCATTGATGTGGCTAATGAAGTATGAAAGCCTGTGCCTCAGTGTTAGCAGGATGGGAGAATTAGTTATagaattttggtttatttttttaagtaaaaatggGTGAGGTCATTTCAATATAATTGGAAGTGCAAAATGGTATTAACTGTTAAAGCAATGTATAAATATTTTAGACATGCATTCTTTGGGAGAGGTCACAGCCAATCAGTGGTTGCAGTTTCCGCTTGAAAACAAATTCCTCTacccagagggaaaaaaaaaaagtaaacaagtcCTTAACTTTATGGAGCGTGAGTGTTCTCATTGGTATCAATGTGTGTCTAGGCGGTAGTCAAATACATGCACCCATTTTTACCAACTTtgatgattttatcatgagtgtggcaatagttgttgttttttattctgAAAACACAGCTTCTGGAATCAAGAGACTGCTTTTGAATCACAGAATAATAATAAGAGATTCTATCCGTCATGGTTGTGGAGGGAAAGagagcttgaaaatatgaagctAGTGCCCCCTAAAGGCTCAGCAtcaaaaagataaataaaaagaatcccaaatgtattttttaaaaatcataactCTTCGGGGTTAAATTTGAATTCTTGAGGTTGTCAatattatatgtgtgtgttttaGCAAAAATTGCCTTTGAGAGGGATTTCATACAAGACAGTGGTACTCCTTTTGACCTGAGCAGGTGGTCAAAGTTCAGGGACTGAGGGCTGCTCCAGTTGGGAGGAGAACTTGACAGTGGATTCTGGGACCTTTATAGCTGTcttatttatttacagtgtcCTGTTTCCTTGAACCCAGGAGAGATAAAAAAAACTAATgaacaaaacccccaaaccaaccAAAACAGGAGATTGCTTCCTCTGCTCACAGCACTCAGTTCTGCCAGCCAGCTTATTCAGGCTGGTTTACATTTAGCCTAAATGCAGGGAAGCTAAGTAGTTTAAAATCTTTACTCATCATATAACTTTTGAGAGGCTTCCATGACCCCTTTTTGCTTTATATCCCACCCCAGACTCCTATTTGGACATGCACACGTTTGacctggtggccattttgaaaaaaaaaaacggggTGAATCAGGACGAAATGTATAAATAGTGtgtgtgggattttttgtttatttacatttaaagcTGCTGTTAAGGTCATTTCAATAGTCCAGTAGCATCAATAAGTGttaagtcattttaaaataatttatgaaATAAAGCAGATTATCTCTGAGAGCGAGTTTGCTACGTGGAAAGGCGGCTGTAGAAAAACAGAGCGGGATAATATTCAGAAATaagggggggaagagaaagaccAAGAGAATATAAAGTGGATTATCAAAAATGTGAGAGAGAGTTAGTTAcatggaaaggggaaaaaaggcagaaggaGAGAGCAAAATAAAGTGGACAAAAAGAGAGAGTTGTAAAATAGCAAGAAAGGAAAATGTCGCTCTCTGACCAAATGGCagggagagaaaatgaagactaTTATTACgaagtgtgtgagagagtgtttaaaaaatcaagaaaagAGAAAAGCACCTCACCCCAAGGGCAGTCACTAATCAAATGCCAGTAATTCCAGAACAGCAGCCTCAGACAAGCCATGGCTCGAGGCTGAGCAAATTAGAAGATAATCTTTAGACATGTCATAGaatattaaaatgaatgcatTCCCTGAACCAATTGTAATGTGCCACATTAATGGTGGGGCATGGCTATTCTCCATTGCACTGTTTAAGTCACTTTTGTTGAGCCAGTCAGGAATGGCCTCCTGAGGACTGAATCATTTGGAAAACCCCAAGCAACGATTGTTTGACtggtgtgtgtataaaaaacCTACTTTTTTGCAAGGGAATTGAAACTGGGAACCTGTATGTTCCAATCATGGCCTTTTACAAGATGCCTACAGATGCCAAGAAGCTTGAATTGCCTCTGGGGGCACCTGCATGTGTTCAGAAGAGACAGCCTGCCTACCCTTATTTCCCTGAAGAGGCATCACTGATACTGAACCCCACGTTCTATCCAGAAATCGAACTAAAGAACCAGGGAGACTCCATGGGGCCATCGCCTGTTGTAAATGAGGCAAAAGATGTAAAAGTACTTCAAGATAGAATGCAGAGGCATTTCTTGCTGGCTATGATGCAGGCAGAGATAAGGTCAAAGGTGAGATGGCCTATATTATTTTATAACAAATTGCTGCAAAATTATAAGAGGCTTAATGTGTTTATGCTTTTTGTaggaaggggaggaagaagaaCCTGTATACATGGACTTGGCAGCCATGGTATCGTTGGATGATAGTGAGGCCGAGAGTCAGGCAGTAACTGATGATTGCTGGTTAAATGGCAATATCATCATGGTAAAACAACTGGAAGTTTTTTCacagcttttgaaaaaaaattacagttgtacttttaaaatgtgctttttgttgtttttgacaGATAACTAAGCCAGAGTCATACAGGATTACATCCAGGGTACGTAGCGAGTTGCCATCAGAAGCAGAGCAGTCTGAGCCAGAATTCCAAGATGAGGTAAGACCCCTTATGGCATTTTACAAGAAATTCATGCAAAATTATAAGGGTTTAAATACATGTATATGTTTGTTCGTAGTAACCGGGATCATAGATGAGATGGAGAGACAGACAATGCCCAACAGCATGGCCACTAGAAATAATGACATTTCAGAAACAGAAGAGGGGATGATCTAGGTAGTACAATTTTTGCCTTTTTAATTTGTAAATTActacaacaaaattaaaaacctATTATTTTCTCTGCTTTTGACAGATATCTTCAGCAGATTAGTTGGATAAAGAGAGCCAGCCTTCTGGAAGAATAAATCTGATATGCACATTCTGCTTTTGCAAAAAGGAAACTTGCCAAAAAAAGCCAATACAAAGTAAGGGGGCTGACTGACTGAGTTGTAAAGAAGGTGTTATGACTGATATTGTTAGGGTTGTTGTAGACAAAGCCAATTACCACCACTTAAGGGTCAGCTCTTCGATAATTGTGAAGCCTGTGTGATAGATGAACCCACTCGCACAGCCATAATTGTATCCTTTGAGGGTGCACAGAAATGTTTCACCAGGTCAGATGCATTTCTTCTAAATTGAATATGGCATGGCTCTTAAATAGAATTATGGCCACAGGCTGAAAACTGAAGGAGCTTAACTTGACCACGCAAACTGTAACTGCCATTGTTAAAATGATAAGGGAGGTAGAAACTTCAGCAGATTGTCACTGGTGGCAGGCATTGGAAATAAGGTGCCAGTGAAAACTGTCCTGATGATATGTCAAAGGGTTGTTAAGAAAGGCTTATAAAACTTCTTACATGACAGAACTTCTCCCTAAGGGGTCAAAAAGAATACAACTGAATATTGATGAAGATGTACaaattttttctttcagaaacaAGAACACAACGGATGTTTATAGGTGCTACAAAACTAATCTTAAATAGAAAGATGTTACCAGCTGTGCATAGTTGCTTCACTTGACTGTATATAACTCTGCTTTTAAGAATCTAATGGTAAAATATGATGCCTTGCTCTGTAtttttttgttaatgttttctTACATATACTTAAGTCGTGGAGTCAGAAATGATGGGCTTGGTAAAGAGgcaaggtgcgtgaggtaatgtctgttattgggccaacttctgttggtgagagagacaagcttttgagctacacagctATTCCTCAGATCTGGAACAcatactcagaatgtcacaggcttgtaaaagaaaatgtattactCTCCTAGGGAGGTTGGGAGTTTAGGAGGTAtgattttccccacacacacacacatccccttaTTTCAGGCTGCTAACAAATGTG is part of the Eretmochelys imbricata isolate rEreImb1 chromosome 14, rEreImb1.hap1, whole genome shotgun sequence genome and encodes:
- the LOC144275319 gene encoding uncharacterized protein LOC144275319 isoform X1 — its product is MAFYKMPTDAKKLELPLGAPACVQKRQPAYPYFPEEASLILNPTFYPEIELKNQGDSMGPSPVVNEAKDVKVLQDRMQRHFLLAMMQAEIRSKEGEEEEPVYMDLAAMVSLDDSEAESQAVTDDCWLNGNIIMITKPESYRITSRVRSELPSEAEQSEPEFQDEVRPLMAFYKKFMQNYKGLNTCICLFVVTGIIDEMERQTMPNSMATRNNDISETEEGMI
- the LOC144275319 gene encoding uncharacterized protein LOC144275319 isoform X2 encodes the protein MAFYKMPTDAKKLELPLGAPACVQKRQPAYPYFPEEASLILNPTFYPEIELKNQGDSMGPSPVVNEAKDVKVLQDRMQRHFLLAMMQAEIRSKEGEEEEPVYMDLAAMVSLDDSEAESQAVTDDCWLNGNIIMITKPESYRITSRVRSELPSEAEQSEPEFQDE